From Hippea jasoniae, one genomic window encodes:
- a CDS encoding FecCD family ABC transporter permease has translation MNNKSKIVLLLVFVVFSLIFSIACGSDGISFKEVYLALTKEGINRVILLQIRLPRLLEGFLVGGSLSISGVALQAIFRNPLTEPYTLGISGGAALGVAIFIATGFSFYLTTSFAGFGGALISLFIVYILALKKGILKTDSMLLIGVMVSFITSSLVLFIMALVNVRKISAIVYWLMGNLQGAGYRETFLLSTASLVSLLILIALSVNLNALSLGEQQAKALGVDVELTKKLVFITTSLLTGLSVALVGVIGFVGLVVPHFFRIMFGYDNRKLLLLSFFGGGSFLVVCDGLSRILIAPSQLPVGVITGILGGLTFIYVLTKSNKGL, from the coding sequence TTGAATAATAAATCAAAGATTGTTCTACTTTTAGTTTTTGTTGTTTTTTCTTTGATATTTTCAATTGCCTGTGGTTCGGATGGAATATCTTTCAAAGAGGTTTATTTAGCACTAACCAAAGAAGGTATAAACAGGGTTATTCTGCTTCAGATTCGCCTGCCCAGATTGCTTGAGGGTTTTCTTGTTGGTGGGTCTTTATCTATAAGCGGGGTTGCACTTCAGGCAATCTTTAGAAATCCCCTAACAGAACCTTACACCCTGGGTATCAGCGGAGGGGCGGCTTTGGGTGTGGCAATTTTTATAGCCACAGGGTTTTCATTTTATCTAACCACATCCTTCGCTGGTTTTGGTGGCGCATTGATAAGTCTTTTTATCGTTTATATACTTGCCTTGAAAAAAGGCATTCTTAAAACAGATAGTATGCTTTTGATCGGTGTTATGGTAAGCTTTATTACAAGTTCTCTTGTTTTGTTTATAATGGCTTTGGTTAATGTAAGAAAAATTAGTGCAATTGTTTACTGGCTTATGGGAAACCTTCAGGGTGCAGGCTATCGCGAAACATTTCTTTTATCCACTGCATCTCTTGTGAGTTTATTAATTCTCATTGCTTTGAGTGTTAACTTAAACGCCTTGAGTCTTGGTGAGCAGCAGGCTAAAGCCCTTGGTGTCGATGTGGAACTTACAAAAAAGCTTGTGTTTATTACAACATCACTGCTTACGGGTCTGTCTGTAGCTTTAGTTGGAGTAATAGGGTTTGTGGGCCTTGTAGTACCCCATTTTTTTAGAATTATGTTTGGTTATGATAACAGAAAACTTTTATTATTGTCGTTTTTTGGAGGAGGCAGCTTTCTTGTTGTATGTGATGGGTTATCCCGCATATTGATTGCACCATCCCAGCTTCCCGTTGGTGTTATTACGGGTATTTTAGGAGGATTAACATTTATTTATGTGCTTACAAAGTCTAATAAAGGTCTATGA
- a CDS encoding ABC transporter ATP-binding protein encodes MCLQSLIKVYDLGFGYTDKRLFSGLSFEIFEGEFFCMAGANGAGKSTLLKLLAGILKPQAGKIIFKGRAINSIPIKQLAKMRAVVDQNPVFEFISVEDFVALGRIAYFKPFQIFQTDEDKRAVKEALSLCNIQRVAQKRMDEISGGERQLAFIARAIVQNSGVLFLDEPFSNLDIANTIEILLLLKKLNRNNNATIIAVLHDLNIALRVCDRVMLLKNGQLKAVGKPGDILKKDILNDVYGSDKITVTQTENGELCVSFLI; translated from the coding sequence ATGTGCTTACAAAGTCTAATAAAGGTCTATGATTTAGGTTTTGGCTATACGGATAAAAGGCTTTTTAGTGGTTTGTCGTTTGAAATTTTTGAAGGGGAATTTTTCTGCATGGCCGGGGCCAATGGAGCTGGAAAGTCCACATTATTAAAACTTTTAGCCGGTATTTTAAAACCTCAAGCCGGTAAGATTATTTTTAAGGGTAGAGCTATTAATTCTATTCCAATAAAACAACTTGCTAAAATGAGGGCTGTTGTTGATCAAAACCCTGTATTTGAATTTATTAGTGTGGAAGATTTTGTAGCCCTGGGAAGAATTGCCTACTTCAAGCCTTTTCAGATTTTTCAGACAGATGAGGATAAAAGAGCTGTAAAGGAAGCTTTGAGTTTATGTAATATTCAAAGAGTAGCCCAAAAAAGGATGGATGAGATAAGCGGCGGTGAAAGACAGCTTGCCTTCATAGCAAGGGCTATTGTTCAAAATTCAGGTGTATTGTTTTTGGATGAACCATTTTCCAATTTAGATATAGCAAATACCATAGAAATACTGCTGTTGCTCAAAAAACTCAATAGAAATAATAATGCTACAATTATTGCGGTCTTGCACGACTTAAATATCGCTTTGAGGGTTTGTGATAGAGTCATGCTTCTAAAAAATGGACAACTTAAAGCTGTGGGTAAACCAGGTGATATACTGAAAAAAGATATTTTAAACGATGTGTATGGAAGTGATAAAATAACAGTAACGCAAACAGAAAATGGGGAGTTATGCGTCAGTTTTCTAATTTAA
- a CDS encoding energy transducer TonB, with protein MPLHLYLRSNVYDVSIINYRKIQHNLSQKKIPRKHSASAGINKQSHKTYPKHTEKVLKQKRDFAVKNIHRKTPIKTVKAKKIKHIKHTFLAVSDKSKIIKNPTTINKNSTEKIQFKKQKNYPARHSFSEINISASSNQELFSWIASHKFYPLKAIFNSEEGEVRMVFYIDKRGNIYGIKITKHSFNDLNNAAIKILKDSSPIPARILASLDKQPPLKASLILKFKLEN; from the coding sequence ATGCCACTGCATCTATACTTGCGCAGTAATGTTTATGATGTTTCAATTATCAATTACCGTAAAATACAACACAATCTCTCTCAAAAAAAGATTCCCAGAAAACATTCGGCCAGTGCAGGGATTAACAAACAATCCCATAAAACTTATCCAAAACATACAGAAAAAGTTTTAAAACAAAAAAGAGATTTCGCAGTAAAAAATATCCACAGAAAAACTCCGATAAAAACAGTCAAAGCCAAAAAAATAAAACATATTAAACATACATTTTTGGCTGTATCTGATAAATCAAAAATCATAAAAAACCCAACAACAATAAACAAAAACTCAACAGAAAAAATACAATTTAAAAAACAAAAAAATTACCCAGCCAGACATAGTTTTTCTGAAATAAACATATCAGCCTCATCAAATCAGGAGTTGTTTAGCTGGATAGCATCACACAAATTTTATCCCCTTAAGGCTATATTTAACAGTGAAGAAGGAGAGGTAAGAATGGTTTTCTATATTGATAAAAGGGGCAACATCTACGGAATAAAAATAACAAAACACTCCTTTAACGATCTAAACAATGCAGCAATTAAAATTCTTAAGGATTCCTCACCGATTCCAGCTCGAATTCTTGCTTCTTTAGATAAACAACCGCCGCTAAAAGCCTCTCTCATACTTAAATTTAAATTAGAAAACTGA
- a CDS encoding TonB-dependent receptor plug domain-containing protein, with translation MKAKWFVSIATAVLMTASLANADNTIVVTATRSKIKAIKSPSFVSIISKKQIKQQGIDFTKNVLKFVPGLSVSSNGPFGGLTNVFIRGLSSRYTKFLLDGVDVSDPSQTQPYLDFGDITSNSLSRIEIVEGGQSGLYGANAIAGVINMITKTGKGKPYIKYTQEAGSFNTYSENLESGGRIKNTSFYIDVFRMDTKGISKMDKFDNKTHSYSRGDEKDAFYKTALNSRIEFIPKEGIKLGNIIILSKDTSYLDVLSSPPNDSNASNLTAQAKGYRQKSKFIFDKLYLSNKLNRLANLDIDLFYVNHKRKSLSDPQGDYYYKGKRWGYSVKLNRRFGVVKIILGSDYAKEYYKDSGNFKKLRYNIAGFGEAIAQINNLTLQAAAREDHFKTFGNHFTYKVGANYLIPETNTILKANYATGFRAPSIWELYSSPNPSWQFLGGNSSLDPERSKGWSFGVMQYLYGDKITASATYFKNIIKDRITYYTDPATWQSTYKNVKGKTVSDGFETQITAKPADWLSLNVSYTYTKSINPDTGRQSARIPLRVYSGWIKCTTLNSKLSALLDGRYIGRRYDDKNHTHQTGKYAVFDFTTLYKPLNNLELSLTIKNIFNRFYQEVYGYSTLPRSVFAKVSYKF, from the coding sequence ATGAAGGCAAAGTGGTTTGTTTCAATTGCAACAGCTGTTTTGATGACAGCATCTTTAGCAAATGCCGATAACACAATCGTTGTTACGGCAACACGCTCAAAAATTAAAGCCATTAAATCACCTTCGTTTGTTTCAATCATCAGCAAAAAGCAGATAAAACAGCAGGGAATCGATTTTACTAAAAATGTATTGAAATTTGTTCCGGGTTTAAGTGTTTCATCCAATGGCCCTTTTGGTGGATTGACCAATGTTTTTATAAGAGGATTAAGTTCACGATACACAAAGTTTTTACTTGATGGTGTTGATGTATCAGATCCATCACAAACGCAACCATACCTTGATTTTGGCGATATTACATCGAATAGTTTAAGCAGAATAGAGATCGTTGAAGGTGGCCAGAGCGGACTATACGGGGCAAATGCAATAGCCGGTGTAATCAATATGATTACAAAAACAGGCAAAGGTAAACCCTACATAAAATATACACAGGAAGCCGGCTCATTTAACACATATTCTGAGAATTTAGAAAGTGGCGGCAGGATCAAAAACACAAGCTTTTATATCGATGTATTTAGAATGGACACAAAAGGCATATCTAAAATGGATAAATTTGACAACAAAACACATTCATACTCACGCGGTGATGAGAAGGATGCTTTCTACAAGACAGCATTAAATTCAAGAATAGAATTCATACCAAAAGAAGGTATAAAATTAGGTAATATTATTATTCTTTCTAAGGATACAAGTTATCTTGATGTTTTGAGTTCACCTCCGAATGATTCTAACGCTTCTAATTTAACTGCCCAAGCAAAAGGCTATAGACAAAAATCAAAATTCATTTTCGATAAACTTTATCTATCAAACAAACTAAATAGATTAGCAAATTTAGATATAGACTTATTTTATGTAAACCACAAAAGAAAATCCCTTTCAGACCCACAGGGAGACTATTATTACAAAGGCAAAAGATGGGGTTATTCTGTAAAGTTAAACAGGAGGTTTGGAGTTGTTAAAATTATCCTTGGCAGTGACTATGCTAAAGAATACTACAAAGATTCAGGTAACTTCAAAAAACTCAGATATAATATAGCAGGATTTGGTGAGGCAATAGCTCAAATTAATAATCTTACACTTCAGGCTGCAGCAAGAGAAGACCACTTCAAAACATTTGGCAACCATTTCACATATAAAGTGGGAGCAAACTACCTTATTCCTGAAACAAACACTATCCTGAAAGCCAACTATGCCACAGGTTTCAGGGCACCGAGTATATGGGAGCTATACTCTTCACCAAATCCATCATGGCAGTTTTTAGGTGGTAATAGTTCTTTAGATCCAGAAAGATCAAAAGGGTGGAGCTTTGGTGTTATGCAATACCTTTATGGAGATAAAATCACAGCAAGCGCAACCTACTTTAAAAATATTATAAAAGATAGAATAACATATTACACTGATCCTGCCACATGGCAGTCAACTTATAAAAATGTTAAAGGTAAAACGGTTTCTGATGGTTTTGAGACACAGATAACAGCAAAACCAGCAGATTGGCTAAGCCTTAATGTTTCCTATACATATACAAAAAGTATAAATCCCGATACTGGCAGGCAGTCTGCAAGAATTCCTCTGAGAGTTTACAGTGGATGGATAAAATGCACAACACTCAATAGTAAACTCTCTGCATTATTGGATGGTAGGTATATAGGGAGAAGATATGATGACAAAAACCATACGCATCAAACGGGTAAATACGCTGTATTTGATTTCACAACCCTTTATAAACCGTTGAACAATCTCGAGCTTTCCCTTACTATAAAAAACATCTTTAACAGGTTTTACCAGGAGGTCTATGGATACTCAACGCTTCCAAGAAGCGTATTTGCAAAGGTCTCATATAAATTTTAA
- a CDS encoding anaerobic ribonucleoside-triphosphate reductase activating protein codes for MKIGGLQKLSLIDYEGELSCVIFTTGCNFRCPYCHNPELVKQTSPIIDEKTVMEFLSSRAGQLTAVVITGGEPTLQPDLVDFIKQVKSMGFKVKLDTNGSNPAVIETLLKKSLIDYIAMDIKAALNRYNHVTKSQKIQDNIKESIAIIKNLAQDYEFRTTFIKGFVDSEDLKEIVELASGAKRYAIQGFRKTKTLDSSFEFYEFKEKELEALCMFAKRFVNECILR; via the coding sequence ATGAAAATAGGCGGACTGCAAAAACTATCGCTCATTGATTATGAAGGTGAATTATCCTGCGTTATATTTACGACGGGTTGTAATTTTAGATGCCCCTACTGCCACAACCCAGAGCTTGTAAAACAGACTTCACCTATAATCGATGAAAAAACCGTAATGGAATTTTTAAGCTCAAGAGCTGGTCAACTAACAGCCGTTGTAATAACGGGTGGTGAACCTACCCTCCAGCCCGACCTTGTAGATTTTATAAAGCAGGTAAAATCTATGGGGTTTAAGGTAAAACTTGATACAAATGGCTCAAACCCAGCAGTTATAGAAACACTGCTTAAAAAATCCCTAATTGACTACATAGCGATGGACATCAAAGCAGCCCTAAACAGATACAATCATGTTACAAAATCACAAAAAATCCAGGACAATATCAAAGAAAGCATAGCAATAATCAAAAATTTAGCACAGGATTACGAGTTTAGAACTACATTTATTAAAGGTTTTGTGGATTCTGAAGACCTAAAGGAAATTGTAGAGCTTGCTTCAGGCGCAAAAAGATACGCGATTCAGGGTTTTAGAAAAACAAAAACATTGGATAGTTCATTTGAGTTTTACGAGTTTAAAGAAAAGGAACTTGAAGCATTATGTATGTTTGCAAAGCGATTTGTTAATGAATGTATTTTAAGATAG
- a CDS encoding ribonucleoside triphosphate reductase, giving the protein MFDKIIKRDGRIVDFDAGKITAAIAKAGKATGEFGKEIAEKLTLKVLSLASDYFKQTPTVEGIQDIVEEVLLNSPFKKTAKAYILYREQHAQLRELKNKADINLVDKYLNKADWEVKENSNMSFSLQGLNNYISSSVSKTYWLNKIYPSSIKEAHLNGDFHIHDLGILGPYCVGWDLKDLLISGFRGAEGKVESLPAKHFRTALGHIVNFFYTLQGEAAGAQAFSNFDTLLAPFVATDNLSYKEVKQCIQEFLFNMNIPTRVGFQTPYTNITLDLKIPEFMKNEAVIIGGKLINHTYGEFEKEAKMINRAFFEVAMEGDARGRPFTFPIPTINITKDFDWDNPQYEPIWKATAKYGLSYFANFINSDMKPEDTRSMCCRLRLDLRELKKRGGGLFGANPLTGSIGVVTINMTRIGYLSQTENEFFERLENLMELAKESLQIKRKVIENLTDGGLYPYSKFYLRDIKQRFAFYWKNHFSTIGLVGMNEALLNFKPIKNNIASSEGKTFALKVLNFMRKKLIEFQTETQDNYNLEATPAEGTSYRLAMIDKRKFGDIITAGNLQKPYYTNSTQLPVNYTDDVFEALQLQDELQCSYTGGTVLHMFLGEQIRSTESLKKLLRTTFENFRLPYISITPTFSVCPQCGYLSGEHSICPNCKQPCEVYSRIVGYLRPINQWNDGKQQEFFERKVFKVADNENRRTAKTIAH; this is encoded by the coding sequence GTGTTTGATAAGATTATAAAAAGGGATGGTCGTATAGTAGATTTTGATGCTGGAAAAATCACAGCTGCTATTGCAAAAGCAGGCAAAGCCACAGGTGAGTTTGGTAAAGAAATAGCTGAAAAACTGACATTAAAAGTCTTAAGCCTTGCATCAGATTACTTCAAACAGACACCAACAGTTGAGGGTATTCAGGATATTGTTGAAGAGGTTCTTCTAAACAGCCCTTTCAAAAAAACAGCAAAAGCCTACATCCTATACAGGGAACAACACGCTCAATTAAGAGAACTAAAGAATAAAGCAGACATCAATCTGGTAGACAAATACCTAAACAAAGCCGATTGGGAGGTTAAAGAAAACTCAAATATGAGTTTTTCTTTGCAGGGTTTAAATAACTACATTTCAAGTTCGGTTTCAAAAACATACTGGCTTAACAAGATATATCCCTCATCGATTAAAGAGGCCCATTTAAACGGCGATTTTCATATACACGATCTGGGTATTTTGGGTCCTTATTGTGTTGGATGGGATTTGAAGGACTTACTGATAAGCGGTTTTAGGGGCGCAGAAGGCAAAGTAGAAAGCCTACCAGCAAAACACTTTAGAACTGCTTTAGGTCATATTGTAAACTTCTTTTATACACTGCAGGGTGAGGCAGCTGGAGCTCAAGCATTTTCAAATTTCGATACACTGCTTGCACCGTTTGTTGCAACAGACAATCTAAGCTACAAAGAGGTTAAACAATGCATACAGGAATTTTTATTTAACATGAACATACCCACAAGAGTGGGCTTTCAAACACCTTATACAAATATTACATTAGATTTAAAGATTCCAGAGTTTATGAAAAACGAAGCGGTAATTATTGGCGGAAAGCTTATAAATCACACATACGGCGAGTTTGAAAAAGAGGCAAAAATGATAAATAGGGCATTTTTTGAGGTAGCAATGGAAGGGGATGCAAGGGGACGCCCATTTACCTTCCCCATTCCAACCATAAACATAACGAAGGATTTTGACTGGGATAATCCACAATATGAACCTATATGGAAGGCAACGGCAAAATACGGCCTCTCCTACTTTGCAAACTTTATCAACTCAGATATGAAGCCGGAGGATACCCGTTCTATGTGCTGCAGGCTGCGTCTTGATTTAAGAGAACTTAAAAAACGGGGTGGCGGTTTATTTGGAGCAAATCCTTTAACAGGCTCGATAGGCGTTGTAACAATAAACATGACAAGAATAGGATACTTAAGCCAGACAGAAAATGAATTCTTTGAAAGATTGGAAAACCTTATGGAACTTGCAAAGGAAAGCCTGCAGATCAAAAGAAAGGTGATAGAAAACCTAACAGATGGCGGTCTTTATCCCTACTCTAAATTCTATTTAAGGGATATAAAGCAGCGTTTTGCCTTTTACTGGAAAAACCACTTCTCAACAATTGGACTCGTTGGCATGAATGAGGCTTTATTAAACTTCAAACCCATCAAAAACAACATAGCCTCATCCGAAGGCAAAACATTTGCACTAAAGGTTTTAAATTTTATGCGAAAAAAGCTTATTGAGTTTCAAACCGAAACTCAAGACAACTACAATTTAGAAGCCACTCCCGCAGAAGGCACATCATATAGACTGGCAATGATAGATAAAAGAAAATTTGGCGACATCATCACAGCGGGAAACCTGCAAAAACCTTATTATACAAACTCAACGCAACTGCCTGTTAATTACACAGACGATGTATTTGAAGCTTTACAGCTTCAGGATGAATTGCAATGCAGCTACACAGGTGGCACTGTTTTGCATATGTTTCTTGGCGAGCAAATTAGATCAACAGAAAGCCTCAAAAAGCTTCTGAGGACTACCTTTGAAAACTTTAGACTCCCTTACATTTCAATAACACCTACATTTTCTGTTTGTCCTCAATGCGGATATCTATCAGGAGAACACTCAATCTGCCCAAACTGCAAACAACCCTGTGAGGTTTACTCACGCATCGTTGGATATCTAAGGCCCATTAACCAATGGAACGACGGCAAACAGCAGGAGTTTTTTGAAAGAAAAGTATTTAAGGTGGCGGATAATGAAAATAGGCGGACTGCAAAAACTATCGCTCATTGA
- a CDS encoding ABC transporter ATP-binding protein → MNSILTLKNITHIYKTKNESFTALKNINLSLKEREFVAILGPSGCGKSTLLRIITGLQKPTEGEVICKGQPLKGVNRFASIIFQTFALFPWLTVQQNVEIALEAKGIKDKALRSKLAIDLLDVVGLDGFETAFPRELSGGMRQKVGIARALAVKPEILCMDEPFSALDPLSADTLRGEVLELYLEGKISTKTILLVSHNIEEAVFMADRIVIMEKNPGRIIKIININLPHPRNRKSSSFIEITDQIYSILAGQTQPEEVEIGTEPGKKGKTRLLPNVFVVDIIGLLEKLNEAEDHRFDIYKLPSLAHIEDLDKIFELTEALELLGFATIKGGDIFLTALGETFVEASILARKEIFASRITKIPLIKWIVNRLKSQPKKQLSINYIESKLSEEFPQDTIQKQIRIIINWGRYAELFSYDNLRKVLYLEEF, encoded by the coding sequence ATGAATAGCATTTTAACTTTAAAAAATATAACACATATCTACAAAACAAAGAACGAGTCATTTACAGCATTAAAAAACATAAACCTTTCTTTGAAAGAAAGGGAATTTGTGGCTATTCTTGGTCCTTCTGGATGTGGAAAAAGCACACTCTTAAGGATTATTACCGGCCTTCAAAAACCCACAGAAGGTGAAGTAATATGTAAAGGCCAGCCTTTAAAAGGGGTAAATAGATTTGCAAGTATTATTTTTCAAACATTTGCTTTATTTCCGTGGTTGACCGTGCAACAAAATGTTGAAATAGCACTGGAAGCAAAAGGGATAAAGGATAAAGCTTTAAGATCAAAATTGGCTATAGATCTTCTTGATGTAGTTGGACTGGATGGTTTTGAAACCGCATTTCCAAGAGAGCTTTCGGGTGGCATGAGGCAGAAAGTGGGTATTGCAAGGGCTCTTGCTGTAAAACCAGAGATTCTCTGCATGGATGAGCCTTTTTCAGCATTAGATCCATTAAGTGCAGACACTCTAAGGGGTGAGGTACTGGAATTATATCTTGAAGGTAAAATATCCACAAAAACCATTCTACTTGTCAGCCATAATATAGAAGAGGCTGTATTCATGGCAGACAGAATTGTTATAATGGAAAAAAATCCCGGCAGAATTATAAAGATAATAAACATAAATCTCCCCCATCCACGCAACAGAAAATCATCTTCCTTTATTGAGATTACAGATCAAATTTACTCAATTTTAGCAGGTCAAACTCAACCTGAAGAGGTAGAGATCGGTACAGAACCAGGCAAAAAAGGAAAAACAAGGCTTCTTCCGAATGTGTTTGTTGTTGATATTATTGGACTTTTAGAAAAACTCAATGAAGCAGAAGACCACAGGTTTGATATATACAAACTCCCATCTTTAGCCCACATAGAAGACCTTGACAAAATATTTGAACTAACAGAAGCTTTAGAATTATTGGGTTTTGCTACCATAAAGGGTGGCGATATTTTCCTGACAGCTTTAGGCGAAACATTTGTTGAGGCAAGTATCCTTGCACGAAAAGAGATATTTGCATCAAGGATTACAAAAATTCCTTTAATAAAGTGGATTGTTAATAGACTAAAAAGCCAACCAAAAAAACAACTCAGTATAAATTATATTGAAAGTAAGCTATCTGAAGAATTTCCTCAGGACACAATCCAGAAACAAATAAGGATAATAATAAACTGGGGTAGATACGCCGAATTGTTCTCATATGATAACCTAAGAAAAGTTCTGTATTTGGAGGAATTTTAA